The DNA sequence aattattattatcttttttggtactctgttttgttgattttagTTTCTCTGGAACTGAAACCCTTAATTTTGGCCACGGACTCTCTATTAGCTTTAGTTAcagaaaagtttatttttattattattattattattattattttttatttttttttttggggttttggtTTGGCTCAGTAAAAGAATTCGTATGAGCCACAAGGTTAACGTTGAGTATGGAGGACTCAAAAGCACCACTAGCCAACCCCCTCGTCAagttagtaataataaaatgggAACTCAGCCTTCTCCTTCAAATGCCCTTGCCTTACCAGGTATTGTTTTGTGCTTTTccattttgattataaattttaacataaatGCTTACAATGCTTCAATGAAATGCAGGTCCTGAAGGTTTGAGGGATCCACAAAAGGGAGAAGCTCAAAATGCTTTGGTTGTTGGCCCATCTGTGCCAAAAGCATCGTAAACACTCTCACTCACTACTGTTCTATTGTTTTAGGCCTTCCAGTTACATATGCTTGCAGTAACTTCCATGCAAGTTATTGTTGGAATTGTTTTTTGCTTGAAGTGAAATTTTTGCtaattattttggttttctCCAGGAATGATGTTGGGATATCCGGCAAAGGCACTGCAATTATATCTGCTTCAGGGTCATCTGAAAGGtactattccttttttttttttttttttttttgtgtgtgtgtgtcatcTTGCATCTCCTTTAACCTTGAATGTTGATGCTATACTGGTAATGTAGCACCATTTTGGCTTTAACCAATTTAGTTTATCTATTGTAGGAATTTTTCAACATCTGCTATAATGGAAAGAATTCCTAGCAGATGGCCACGTCCTGTATGGCATGCTCCATGGAAGAACTATAGGGTAAGAACTAGTTACTTGTTTATTGTTGACATTTGGCTATGGCATGTTGGCAACTGGCAAACATGCAAGTTGTAATAATTAAGATTTTCCCTGTTCTTCCAATTGGATAGATGGTAGTTATTTTGAGGaagttttgtatatttttcagGATTAGTAATTACCACAACAGTTGACATTAAAAATTACTATCAACAGCTTGccattcatttttatatatcctAGTGATGTGAATTTCTGTGTCAtgaatttatatgtataaaaaaaaaatctttatttaaGGTGGGCTGTTCCTACTTAAAATCGATAATTATGTTGTAATTTAGGCTAATTGGGGAATATTGGCGTCAAAAAATTTAGTTGTTTCTAAACCAATGTTGTTCTGACTTACTTGTTTGACCATTAGAGTAGACTGGCTTGTAACTGTTTTAGTTTATGAGTTTGAAATATGGTAATTTATTCGGAGTGCATTGTTACTTTTGTCTATTTTGAAGTTGTTGAATATTGTGTAGGTAATTAGTGGTCATTTGGGATGGGTGAGATCCATTGCATTTGATCCAAGTAACACATGGTTTTGTACTGGCTCTGCTGATCGGACTATCAAGGTACAAACTTGAAGTATATTCATATGAGATGGTTTAGTTGTTTTATAGTGAATCATGATTATTTTGATGCCTTTAAATACATAATCAAAACTTGATCTGTTTTAAGTATGATCTTTTAAATGGATTTATCACCATATATTTCTTGAAGTCACCAGCCAACAATTGCAATTCTGGTCTTTCCATGTACATGTTTAATCTTATTGATTTTGGATTCTCTGTGATAAGATATGGGATGTAGGAAGTGGAAGGTTAAAGCTCACACTGACAGGACATATTGAACAAGTACGAGGTTAGTTCTTTAGAAATAGTGTCTGGTGGCATTGCCTGCAATTATCTGTGTGTGGATAATCACTGTTATCAAGGATTAAAATGGTAGAAATATGGGTTTTGATTGGCAGGTCTTGCTGTCAGCAgcaaacatacatatatgttcTCTGCTGGAGATGACAAACAAGTTAAATGCTGGGACCTTGAGCAGAACAAGGTGAGATGTAATTATCTGAGAACTTTATTCCAGCTGTTTGTGAAGGTAACTGTCGGCTTTTCTTATCTTTGGTAGAAGGGGCagatatctattttattttctttcctgtTCGTATGGGGGACAGATTTTTGTATCGTTTTCCCTCTTATTCCTACTTCCCCCTCATGGTTCAGCTATTACATTACATTCTTTCTGATCTTGACTTTGGTGCTAACATATGGTCTGCCTTGTAGGTTATTCGTTCATATCATGGACATTTAAGTGGTGTTTACTGCTTGGCTCTTCATCCCACCATTGACGTTTTGCTTACTGGGGGGCGTGATTCTGTCTGCCGGGTAAGTGATTTgtgatgataaataaattacttcCTGTGATGTTATCACAAATGCAGTTTTTTAGGTTGTCAGTTAGCTAAGTTTTTTGTTTGCTGAATTTGGATTATGAGTGGTTATTTTCAATTGCTATTTTCAGGTGTGGGATATTCGTAGTAAGATGCAAATCCATGCATTATCTGGGCATGACAATACAGTGTGCTCAGTTTTTACTCGACCAACGGTATTAAGACCCCTCTCCATTCTGGAttgtgttttatatatttatttatttgtttatttatagtCATTTAATCACTTGATGATGCCATATGTAGATATTATTGGTTGTTGTTGATCAATGGTCCGAATTTATGCCAAGTATAGTTCTCGATATTGTAGGTTACTTTTATATTACTAGCTACCTCTGTTGACTTTCTCAGATGTTCCTTTTATTAGTATTCTTTTGATTGATGATAGTTGGTTCATCAAAATCCTGCACATTTAGTTCTTGTTAGCCATTAGGCAGAATTTATGAAGGTTGTAACGAAAATACATATGCATTACGTGATACTTATGAACCGAGAAGAAGTGCGTTCAGGATTTAGCAGTCAAATAATTGAAAGTTTTTAAGACATAAGTGTGTTCAGGATTTAGCAGCCaattaattgcaagtttttAAGACATAACTATAGCATAGGGGTGTCTTCTCATAAAATTTATGCAAGTGTTGAAAGAACTTAGATAGGAAATTTTCATCCTTATTTGttggattttattatttgtcattacaAGACTTGTTTAATGGTTAAGctagtgttttttttaatttttttattttttattcttcaggATCCACAAGTTGTTACCGGTTCTCATGACTCAACTATTAAGTTTTGGGACCTTAGATATGGTAATTTAATGTTCATATGAATTAATTTGtcatcaatttgtttttggcaTTTCCTTTTAACAAAATTGCTGCTGACCTTGCAGGAAAAACAATGGCAACTCTCACACACCATAAGAAATCTGTTCGAGCAATGGCACTTCACCCCAAAGAGTATGTGGCTTAAGATATGACTTGTTATTTCTTGCATGATAAAAGAATAAGCTTTACATTACTTGAATGACAATATGCCTTTGGTTTCAattattttctgattttttaCCTGTTTTACCGTCAGGCATTGCTTTGCATCTGCATCAGCTGACaacattaaaaaattcaatcttCCAAAAGGGGAATTTTTACACAACATGCTGTgagtattttattaaatcatgtTCTAGTAGCTGTTAGGAGAAACAAACAAtacgtattatatatatatatatatattttttttttttcttttctttctactgTTGGTCTAATGATTATGTCTGAATATTCTTGGTATATATGAGCAGATCTCAACAGAAAACTATAATTAATGCCATGGCTGTCAATGAAGATGGAGTAATGGCTACAGGAGGTAAATTTATAGACTGACCCTTTGATCCAAAATGTGCTGAGAAGAGTCACAGAAAGAAAATAAGCTGATTGTTGTAGTAACTTTTACTCCCCATTTTACTGAAGGTGACAACGGCAGTCTCTGGTTCTGGGATTGGAAGAGTGGTCACAATTTTCAGCAAGCCCAAACAATTGTGCAGCCTGGTATGTTTAAACTACTTgctttttttcccaaaaaaagattaaaaaaaagaatttaggtTCATAATTTTGTTCTCAGTTCAAAGATTGGGGATTTAACGGTAGCTAACTTCTTGCTTATTACATTACAGGTTCGCTGGATAGTGAGGCTGGAATATATGCAATCTCTTATGATATGACAGGTTCAAGGCTTTTGACTTGTGAAGCAGACAAGACAATTAAAATGTGGAAAGAAGATGATAGTGCCACTCCAGAAACTCATCCCCTCAACTTTAAGCCGCCTAAAGATATCCGTCGCTTCTAGGCTTTGTAGCTTCTTGGCTCTGCCTAGTaatgtattattgttattgtttattattattattattattatatatttttttcaagaatTTAGACCCTGAGAATTGTATAAAGGCTTAGTTAGAAGTTTTGACCATGTATTCCCGCAAAATTTATACAATGgctctttatttattaatttagttattattattatttttttgggcccttttttgttcttttgagaAAGGCTAAACCTCAAAATAATAGTTATAcagagtttaaaaaaataataataataaataaaaatcacaagCGTTTTCTTAAAGAAGACTGGCCCAGTATCCGCTGTAGCCCAATAGCTGCAGGCCCACAAGGCTAGAAGTGGGTTTAAAGTCGTCGCCCTGGGCCGAAAATCTCCTACTTAAAAGAATAGGGTTGTGGCCCACATTATTTCTCATTAAACGTTTAATTCATACTAGTAgtgaataaatcaataaaaaaatgaacacAACCAATCTACACGCGCCTATTGTGAAATTTTACAGCGAATTTAGGGCCAAATTTCATGCatgaaaccaataaaaaaagtatGGAAAAAAAACTCTCCCCTTATATTTCGACCAAATAACATGGCTCATATTTTATCCcctttttctattatttctcTCGTTTTTTCCTATTATATTccctttctcttctctctctctctttttcagtTAGAAGTTTCTCATTTCCAAATCTTATAACCCAAAATTAAACCCACCCCACACcacctctttctcttttttctttcctttttttattttttctttcaacttattaatttatttgaagctTTCAAACCCCCCAATCTATATTCTCTATTCCTTAATTTCTCATCAACCAAACACCACCTCTTCTAGTTCTTCTccataaacaaacaaaataaaacgaAACAAAACTCAAAACTTCATAATgactaataatgataataatcctcctcctcctcagCCTCAGCTGCTAATTCACCGAACCCACATGCCTGAATCTgatcctcatcatcatcatcaacctcAACACTCTAATATTCCCGGACCCACCAACACCAAACCTCAGAATTTCCTCAGCAAGTCCTCCTCCACACCTATCCGATACCTTTTCCAAAAGCAGAGACTCCTATTCGTCCTCATTGGTATAGCCATTGCCactctcttcttcaacaccgtCCCTGTTTCACTGCCACCACCACTGCTTTCTTCCACCACCACTGCTCTCTTCCACCACCATTCCAATATTCCTGACAGTACTCTCCCCCCTCGCCGTGTCCTTTACGAGTCCACCACTACCACTCTCCGCGAAGGCTTTGGCTTCCCATTTGTGTCCGAGTATCGGGCCGAGGCCGAGACCGAGTCCGTCAGTGTGGGAGGGAAAGTCCCCTTGAGCCTGCCGAGGAAGCCGTTGAGGATCGTGGTCACCGGTGGGGCCGGGTTCGTCGGCAGCCACCTCGTTGACCGTCTGATCGCGAGGGGTGATAGCGTCATCGTCGTTGATAATTTCTTCACCGGTAGGAAAGATAACCTTGTCCACCATTTTGGGAACCCAAGGTTCGAGCTCATTCGACACGACGTCGTCGAACCGATACTCTTGGAAGTTGACCAGATCTACCACTTGGCTTGCCCTGCTTCTCCTGTGCATTACAAGTTCAACCCCGTCAAAACCAtcatatccttttttttaagttttatattcttaattttagctatatgtatatatatatatatatatgtctgtttGTTTGTTTCTCGAGAAAATATGACAGAAAACTATCTGATACTTGGAAACCAAGCaaatattaatatgtatatattattgtttttgggaACCTTGATTCTAATCTGGTGCGGATGGGTTCACAAGACGAATGTGGTGGGGACACTAAACATGCTGGGATTGGCGAAGAGGGTGGGAGCGAGGTTCCTGTTAACAAGCACGAGTGAGGTGTACGGAGACCCATTGGAGCACCCACAGGCAGAGTCATACTGGGGCAATGTCAACCCCATTGGTCAGTCAAATCTTCATCTTCCAAACTGATAAACCATCATTTTTCACCACTGGACATGCACGTGCGTTCCTCCCCactttttcttgtttgttgtGTTATTGAGTGATGATGGCTGGCTGATTGTTTGCAGGTGTGAGGAGCTGCTATGATGAGGGTAAGCGCACGGCAGAGACCTTGAGCATGGATTATCACAGAGGACTTGGCATTGAGGTCTGCTTAATTCCTTAT is a window from the Ziziphus jujuba cultivar Dongzao chromosome 11, ASM3175591v1 genome containing:
- the LOC107433121 gene encoding protein pleiotropic regulatory locus 1 encodes the protein MPGPTLDMEPVEPQSLKKLSFKSLKRALDLFSPIHGFLAPPDPESKRIRMSHKVNVEYGGLKSTTSQPPRQVSNNKMGTQPSPSNALALPGPEGLRDPQKGEAQNALVVGPSVPKASNDVGISGKGTAIISASGSSERNFSTSAIMERIPSRWPRPVWHAPWKNYRVISGHLGWVRSIAFDPSNTWFCTGSADRTIKIWDVGSGRLKLTLTGHIEQVRGLAVSSKHTYMFSAGDDKQVKCWDLEQNKVIRSYHGHLSGVYCLALHPTIDVLLTGGRDSVCRVWDIRSKMQIHALSGHDNTVCSVFTRPTDPQVVTGSHDSTIKFWDLRYGKTMATLTHHKKSVRAMALHPKEHCFASASADNIKKFNLPKGEFLHNMLSQQKTIINAMAVNEDGVMATGGDNGSLWFWDWKSGHNFQQAQTIVQPGSLDSEAGIYAISYDMTGSRLLTCEADKTIKMWKEDDSATPETHPLNFKPPKDIRRF
- the LOC107433155 gene encoding UDP-glucuronic acid decarboxylase 2 — protein: MTNNDNNPPPPQPQLLIHRTHMPESDPHHHHQPQHSNIPGPTNTKPQNFLSKSSSTPIRYLFQKQRLLFVLIGIAIATLFFNTVPVSLPPPLLSSTTTALFHHHSNIPDSTLPPRRVLYESTTTTLREGFGFPFVSEYRAEAETESVSVGGKVPLSLPRKPLRIVVTGGAGFVGSHLVDRLIARGDSVIVVDNFFTGRKDNLVHHFGNPRFELIRHDVVEPILLEVDQIYHLACPASPVHYKFNPVKTIKTNVVGTLNMLGLAKRVGARFLLTSTSEVYGDPLEHPQAESYWGNVNPIGVRSCYDEGKRTAETLSMDYHRGLGIEVRIARIFNTYGPRMCIDDGRVVSNFVAQALRKEPLTVYGDGKQTRSFQYVSDLVEGLIRLMEGDHVGPFNLGNPGEFTMLELAQVVQETIDPNAKIEFRPNTEDDPHKRRPDISRAKKLLGWEPTVSLRKGLPMMVSDFRQRIFGDEKDMDSGSAISS